From the genome of Argentina anserina chromosome 4, drPotAnse1.1, whole genome shotgun sequence, one region includes:
- the LOC126792118 gene encoding uncharacterized protein LOC126792118 has protein sequence MFLRRHIDQSLWNEIRLLDYKRVNDFNKDMLRLKARLNLCGKELTEDDMIQKTLSTFPTLALILANQYRLEHVGTKKIPEANYGKVKDGKNPKAKGTGCPSGHGATGPSGHKMKKAPKNPQAKRDRVDNEPCYRCGDITHWYKNCQTSNRVVANYKRYRESREQQAHYMEEEGREPNVNLTILDFNGKMDHAKSSDTPDFD, from the exons ATGTTCTTGAGGCGGCATATTGATCAAAGCTTG TGGAATGAAATCCGCTTACTTGACTACAAAAGGGTTAATGACTTCAACAAGGATATGTTGCGCTTGAAAGCACGTCTCAATTTATGTGGCAAGGAACTCACAGAAGATGATATGATCCAGAAGACTCTATCCACTTTTCCTACTTTAGCACTTATATTAGCAAACCAGTATAGGTTGGA GCATGTTGGGACAAAGAAAATTCCCGAGGCTAACTATGGCAAGGTGAAGGATGGAAAGAACCCTAAAGCAAAGGGGACTGGAT GTCCTAGTGGCCATGGTGCCACTGGACCTAGTGGTCACAAAATGAAAAAGGCACCGAAAAACCCTCAAGCAAAAAGGGATAGAGTTGACAATGAACCTTGCTATAGGTGTGGAGACATTACTCATTGGTATAAGAACTGCCAGACAAGCAATAGAGTAGTAGCCAATTACAAGAGGTATAGGGAGTCTAGAGAACAACAGGCTCACTATATGGAGGAAGAAGGTCGTGAACCTAATGTCAACCTCACAATTTTGGACTTTAATGGCAAGATGGACCATGCCAAGTCAAGCGATACTCCAGATTTTGATTaa